The nucleotide sequence TGCGACGTGGCAACCGCCAGCATCGGCCAGCCGGATCGGGCAGAGAACGTCGCCTATCGAGACGAGCTTGCAACCCAACTGGCACAGCTGAAAGCCCGAGCTGGGTCGGATGTGCGGCGGTGACGAATGCCTGCGAGATGTTCGCCCTCAATCCAGATACCCTGCCGCGCAACGCACCCTTCGCCTTCACAGTCGCATCCGGGCCGGACGGAAGCAACCCCACCGCGACGACGAACCCGACGATAGGAGAACCCATGACAGCCCCCTTGATTGTCGGCGATCAGGTTCGCCATGCCGATCGTCGCGAGGACGGCATCATCGTGCAGCGTGTCGCAGCGTGGACGCCGAACGAACTCACCACCTACGCCCCTGACGCGGGCATGGTGCAGGTGAACTGGGATGGGGAGCGCCAGCCACACTGGGAGTACTA is from Mycolicibacterium alvei and encodes:
- a CDS encoding DUF7461 family protein, whose translation is MSELGKQIAELDDQWKHACDVATASIGQPDRAENVAYRDELATQLAQLKARAGSDVRR